Part of the Zea mays cultivar B73 chromosome 4, Zm-B73-REFERENCE-NAM-5.0, whole genome shotgun sequence genome is shown below.
CTATTATGTTGTGCAACTGTGAGTTAATTCTTAACTGTGTCTGTCTAGGCCTGAtggaaagaagaaggcttacgtgAAGCTTCTCCTGTAAGCATGCTTCAGATCTCCCCTCCCTCCCTTCTATGTCTCTTTCACCAGCTGGATCCAACCGTCCATTCCTCACTCCCCTGACCCCTCACCCTCGCTGGTGTCTAGGCATGGGCGTCGCCTATGAGACGGCCAAGAGTGGCGTCGGTGTTGCCTCCATGGGCGTCATGCGCCTCAAGCTTGTCATGAAGTCCATCATCCTCGTTGTCATGGCCAGAGTCCTTGGCATCTATGATCTCATCATCGCCGCCATCATCTCTGCCGGGATCAACCCCAAGGCCAAGCCCTACTTCTTAGACGGCTACACACACCTCTCCTTCGAACTCGCATGCAGCCTTGCTGGCCTCGCTGCCGGCACGGCCATCAGCATCGTCAGAGACAC
Proteins encoded:
- the LOC109945998 gene encoding V-type proton ATPase 16 kDa proteolipid subunit-like, translating into MGVAYETAKSGVGVASMGVMRLKLVMKSIILVVMARVLGIYDLIIAAIISAGINPKAKPYFLDGYTHLSFELACSLAGLAAGTAISIVRDTRVRYCTTLIAVCMLEHI